From the genome of Croceibacterium atlanticum:
GCCATGCTGACCTCGCTCGCGATCAGGAATATCGTCCTCATAGAGGCGCTCGATCTCGCCTTTGCGCCGGGTCTGGGCGTGCTTACGGGTGAAACGGGCGCGGGCAAGTCCATCCTGCTGGACGCGCTGGGCCTGGTGCTGGGCAACCGTGCAGAAACCGCGCTGGTCCGCGCCGGGGAAGACCAGGCAAGCGTGGCCGCTACTTTTGAATTCGACCGGCTGCCGGCCTCGATCCGTGAAGCGTTGAACGAAGCGGAGCTCGACATCGAACCGGGGGAGCCGCTGATCGTGCGCCGCCGGGTTAAGGCCGATGGCGGTTCCAGGGCATTCATCAACGATCAACCGGCCAGTGCCGGCCTGCTGCGGCAGATCGCGCCCGCGCTGGTGGAACTGCATGGCCAGCATGACGATCGCGGACTGGTCAATCCGCGCGGGCACCGGGCCCTGCTGGATCGTTATGCCGGGGCTGATCTGGCGAAGGTGGAACTTGCCTGGCAGGCTTGGCGCGGCGCGGAGGAAAGGCTGGCCGCAGCGCGTGGTGAGATCGAACAGGCGCGTGCCGATCAGGATCTCCTGCTGGCCCATCTGTCGGAACTTTCGGCCATGGAACCGCAGGAAGGGGAGGAGGAACGCCTCGCTCTCGCCCGGGCCGACATGCAGAAGGGGGAAAAGCTTTCGGGCGATCTCGAACAGCTCCGCCAGATATGGGACGGGTCGGATTCCGCGCTGGCATCCTTGCGCACGGCCGCGCGGCGGCTGGACCGTATCGCGCCGGAACATCCGCTTCTGGGGGAAGCGCTTGCCGCGCTGGACCGGGCCGTGATCGAAGCGGGGGAAGCGGAAGACAAGCTGGAACAGGCGGCAGAGGCGTTGCAGCATGACCCGGTGGAGCTGGACCGGATCGAAACGCGCTTGTTCGAACTGCGCGCGCTTGCCCGCAAGCATGATTGCGCGGTGGATGATCTGCCGCAGAAGATGCGGCAATTGCGTGAACGGCTGGACGCGATCGAGGCTGGCGATGCCGAAATCGGATCGCTGGAAAAGGCGGCTGCCGAAGCCGGCAGGGCTTACCACGAAGCGGCCGCTGCGCTGCATGATCTGCGTGTGGCCGCGGCGGCGAAGCTGGACGCGGCGGTGGCGGAGGAACTGGCCCCGCTGAAGCTGGATGCCGCGCGGTTCCGCACTTCCGTTACCGAATTGCCGGAAGAGCGCTGGGGCGCATCGGGCATGGATTCGGTGGAATTCCTGATCGCCACCAATCCCGGCGCCGATTTTGCGCCTCTGGCCAAGATCGCCAGCGGCGGCGAACTCAGCCGTTTCATCCTCGCCCTGAAAGTCGCCCTTGCCGAACAGGGCGGCGCGGCGACGGTGATTTTCGACGAGATCGATCGCGGCGTCGGCGGCGCGGTGGCAAGCGCCATCGGCGAAAGACTGGCGCGGCTGGCCGGGCAGGGGCAATTGCTGGCCGTGACCCACAGCCCGCAAGTGGCCGCGCGGGGCAGCCAGCATTACATGATCGCCAAGTCGAGCGAGGGAACGGTGACGCGCACCTCTGTTGTCCTGCTGAACGCGGAAGGGCGGCAGGAAGAAATCGCCCGTATGCTTTCCGGCGCGGAAATCACCAGCGAAGCCCGCGCCCAGGCCGATCGCCTGCTGGAGGGCGTGTGATGCGCGGCATTGCGCTTCTTGCCGCCATGCTGCTTGCCGGTTGCACCACTGCCGCGCCCGATGGGGCGGATGGCGATGTTCCCCCTCCCGCGCCTTTCGCAAATGATCCGCAGCAGCCTCTGCTGGCGCTGTTCGAACATGTGATCGGCGATTATTTCGCACTTGCCGGTGATGATGCGCCGACGACCTGCGCCATTTTGCGTGATGGCGGGGAGGCCGGGTCCGGCCTGACGGCGGATCAGGAAGAAGCATTGCTGCTGCGCTTCCCGCGCCTTGCACCGGCCGGCCGGTGCCAGTGGGATGGGCAGCAATATGCCGACAGCATCACCGGCGACAGGGCCACGGTGATCGATATCTATCAATTCGCCTGCGACGATCCGCGGAATTGTTCCGGCTCCGTCAATAT
Proteins encoded in this window:
- the recN gene encoding DNA repair protein RecN produces the protein MLTSLAIRNIVLIEALDLAFAPGLGVLTGETGAGKSILLDALGLVLGNRAETALVRAGEDQASVAATFEFDRLPASIREALNEAELDIEPGEPLIVRRRVKADGGSRAFINDQPASAGLLRQIAPALVELHGQHDDRGLVNPRGHRALLDRYAGADLAKVELAWQAWRGAEERLAAARGEIEQARADQDLLLAHLSELSAMEPQEGEEERLALARADMQKGEKLSGDLEQLRQIWDGSDSALASLRTAARRLDRIAPEHPLLGEALAALDRAVIEAGEAEDKLEQAAEALQHDPVELDRIETRLFELRALARKHDCAVDDLPQKMRQLRERLDAIEAGDAEIGSLEKAAAEAGRAYHEAAAALHDLRVAAAAKLDAAVAEELAPLKLDAARFRTSVTELPEERWGASGMDSVEFLIATNPGADFAPLAKIASGGELSRFILALKVALAEQGGAATVIFDEIDRGVGGAVASAIGERLARLAGQGQLLAVTHSPQVAARGSQHYMIAKSSEGTVTRTSVVLLNAEGRQEEIARMLSGAEITSEARAQADRLLEGV